In the genome of Chlamydia trachomatis A/HAR-13, one region contains:
- a CDS encoding V-type ATP synthase subunit E, which produces MADLSAQDKLKQICDALREETLKPAEEEAGSIVHNAREQAKRIVEEAKEEAQRIIRSAEETADQTLKKGEAALVQAGKRSLENLKQAVETKIFRESLGEWLDHVATDPEVSAKLVQALVQAVDAQGISGNLSAYIGKHVSARAVNEALGKEITSKLKEKGVSVGNFSGGAQLKVEERNWVLDMSSEVLLDLLTRFLQKDFREMIFQSC; this is translated from the coding sequence ATGGCAGATCTCAGCGCTCAAGATAAATTAAAGCAAATATGTGATGCTTTGCGAGAGGAAACTTTAAAACCAGCTGAAGAGGAAGCTGGTTCTATTGTTCATAATGCAAGAGAGCAAGCAAAACGTATTGTTGAGGAGGCCAAGGAAGAGGCGCAAAGGATTATTCGTTCTGCGGAAGAGACAGCTGACCAAACTCTGAAAAAAGGAGAGGCGGCTTTGGTACAGGCAGGAAAGCGTTCTTTGGAAAACTTGAAGCAGGCAGTAGAAACGAAGATCTTCAGAGAGTCTTTGGGTGAATGGTTAGATCATGTGGCTACAGATCCAGAAGTCAGCGCTAAGCTCGTGCAAGCTTTAGTGCAGGCAGTTGATGCACAAGGGATTTCTGGGAATCTTTCTGCCTATATAGGGAAACACGTGTCAGCTCGAGCTGTCAATGAGGCTTTAGGGAAAGAGATAACTTCTAAGCTTAAAGAGAAAGGGGTATCTGTTGGCAATTTTTCTGGAGGTGCTCAGTTAAAAGTTGAAGAGCGCAATTGGGTTTTAGATATGAGCTCAGAGGTTTTGCTAGATTTATTGACTAGATTTTTACAGAAAGATTTTCGGGAAATGATCTTTCAGTCTTGCTAA
- a CDS encoding DUF2764 domain-containing protein: protein MNQCYFLSSFLSPQQPESPPLYSFQEINDLLALNFTDKDWQSYVILRRFFDLENFAFFWAGKSIPFSFGTITNSNVESLLRLQMWSDEWEFEDFFKDFLLRYKTPQERLTHFSELVRDFLDHYQDYPSEFLRTYFRFKQDLRIILAGFRARVMQKDVSFVLRDEDSSNPIVLHVLMQKDSPNYELPDEFFELRDVLGDYGRLPHMLNQTLSFYEFHKVEEMSRDKYLNTDAILSRLTTYLMAIRSSWASVQKGKELINLMEKGIRW from the coding sequence ATGAATCAGTGTTATTTTTTATCTTCCTTCCTTTCTCCTCAACAACCCGAATCTCCTCCTCTCTATTCATTTCAAGAAATCAATGATTTATTAGCGCTAAACTTTACAGATAAGGATTGGCAGTCCTACGTAATATTGCGGCGTTTTTTTGATTTAGAAAATTTTGCTTTTTTCTGGGCAGGGAAATCGATTCCCTTTTCTTTTGGGACCATTACAAATAGTAATGTAGAGTCTTTGTTGCGGCTTCAAATGTGGTCGGATGAGTGGGAGTTTGAAGATTTTTTTAAAGATTTTCTGTTGCGCTATAAAACTCCTCAGGAGCGTTTAACTCATTTCTCAGAGTTAGTTAGAGATTTTCTCGATCACTATCAAGATTATCCTTCAGAATTTCTTAGAACCTATTTTCGCTTTAAGCAAGATTTACGAATTATTTTGGCAGGGTTTCGAGCTAGAGTAATGCAGAAAGATGTGTCTTTTGTCCTTAGGGATGAAGATAGTTCGAATCCCATTGTCTTGCATGTGTTGATGCAAAAAGATTCTCCTAATTATGAGCTTCCTGATGAATTCTTCGAATTGAGAGATGTTTTAGGAGATTACGGGCGTCTTCCGCACATGTTGAATCAGACTCTCTCTTTCTATGAATTTCATAAGGTAGAAGAGATGTCACGAGACAAATACTTGAACACAGATGCAATTCTTTCTCGGTTAACTACATATTTAATGGCCATTCGTAGTAGTTGGGCGAGTGTTCAGAAGGGGAAAGAACTGATTAATTTGATGGAGAAAGGAATCAGATGGTAG
- the tal gene encoding transaldolase, protein MSSQFDQLKLWSVLVGDTGDPALIKTLGVQDATTNPSLILKVAQEPKYQSMLKEAISWGIRQNGDDVQTLTFVLDKIQVNLGLEILKHVPGRVSLEIDARLSFNTEAMVQRAIFLSQLFEKMGGDKKRLLVKIPGTWEGICAAEVLESQGIACNVTLIFNLVQAIAAAKAKVTLVSPFVGRIYDWWIAAYGAEGYSIEADPGVASVANIYSYYKKFDIPTQIMAASFRTKEQVLALAGCDFLTISPKLLEELKKDQQPVERKLSVEEAKKLDIQPVELSESVFRFLMNEDAMATEKLAEGIRIFSGDTQILESAVTEFIRQIAAQEA, encoded by the coding sequence ATGTCTAGCCAGTTCGATCAGCTTAAGCTTTGGAGTGTTCTTGTTGGAGATACTGGAGATCCCGCTTTAATCAAGACGTTAGGGGTTCAGGATGCTACAACAAATCCTTCTTTGATCTTGAAGGTTGCTCAGGAGCCTAAGTACCAGTCGATGCTGAAGGAAGCAATTTCTTGGGGCATCCGGCAGAATGGTGATGATGTTCAAACTCTGACTTTTGTTTTAGATAAGATCCAAGTTAATTTAGGCTTGGAGATTCTAAAGCATGTTCCTGGTCGGGTATCATTAGAAATTGATGCCCGGCTTTCTTTTAATACAGAAGCAATGGTTCAGCGAGCGATTTTTTTATCTCAACTATTTGAGAAAATGGGAGGAGATAAGAAACGTTTATTAGTTAAAATTCCTGGGACTTGGGAAGGTATCTGTGCTGCAGAGGTTTTAGAAAGCCAAGGGATTGCTTGTAACGTAACTTTAATTTTTAACCTTGTGCAAGCGATCGCAGCAGCAAAAGCTAAAGTAACATTGGTCTCGCCTTTCGTTGGTCGGATTTATGATTGGTGGATCGCTGCTTATGGCGCAGAAGGGTATTCTATCGAAGCCGATCCTGGAGTTGCTTCCGTAGCAAATATCTATTCTTACTATAAGAAATTTGATATTCCGACTCAGATTATGGCGGCTTCTTTTAGAACGAAAGAGCAAGTGCTTGCTTTAGCCGGATGTGATTTTTTAACAATTTCTCCTAAATTATTAGAAGAACTCAAGAAAGATCAACAGCCTGTTGAAAGAAAGCTGAGCGTAGAAGAAGCGAAAAAATTGGATATTCAACCTGTGGAGTTGTCAGAGAGCGTATTTCGGTTCTTAATGAATGAAGATGCCATGGCAACAGAGAAGCTAGCTGAAGGTATTCGCATTTTTTCTGGTGACACTCAAATTTTAGAGTCTGCAGTTACCGAATTTATTAGACAGATCGCAGCCCAGGAAGCATAG
- the rpoC gene encoding DNA-directed RNA polymerase subunit beta', which yields MFREGSRDDAALVKEGLFDKLEIGIASDVTIRDKWSCGEIKKPETINYRTFKPEKGGLFCEKIFGPTKDWECYCGKYKKIKHKGIVCDRCGVEVTLSKVRRERMAHIELAVPIVHIWFFKTTPSRIGNVLGMTASDLERVIYYEEYVVIDPGNTDLVKKQLLNDAKYREVVEKWGKDAFVAKMGGEAVYDLLKSEDLESLLGELKERLRKTKSQQARMKLAKRLKIVEGFVSSSNRPEWMVLKNIPVVPPDLRPLVPLDGGRFATSDLNDLYRRVINRNNRLKAILRLKTPEVIVRNEKRMLQEAVDALFDNGRHGHPVMGAGNRPLKSLSEMLKGKNGRFRQNLLGKRVDYSGRSVIIVGPELKFNQCGLPKEMALELFEPFIIKRLKDQGSVYTIRSAKKMIQRGAPEVWDVLEEIIKGHPVLLNRAPTLHRLGIQAFEPVLIEGKAIRVHPLVCAAFNADFDGDQMAVHVPLSIEAQLEAKVLMMAPDNIFLPSSGKPVATPSKDMTLGIYYLMADPTYFPEEHGGKTKAFKDEVEVLRALNAGGFILKDEICGSRRDETGRGIHIHEKIKVRIDGQIIETTPGRVFFNTIVPKELGFQNYSMPSKRISELILQCYKKVGLEATVRFLDDLKELGFVQSTKAAISMGLKDVKIPEIKKEILKDAYDKVAVVKKQYEDGIITDGERHSKTISIWTEVSDLLSNALYSEIKKQTNSKHNPLFLMIDSGARGNKSQLKQLGALRGLMAKPNGAIIESPITSNFREGLTVLEYSISSHGARKGLADTALKTADSGYLTRRLVDVAQDVIITERDCGTLNHIEVSTIRQGSEELLPLKDRVYGRTVSENIYQPGDKSNVLAYAGDVLTSAQAEAIDDAGIESVKIRSTLTCESRRGVCAKCYGLNLANGRLIGLGEAVGIIAAQSIGEPGTQLTMRTFHLGGIAATSSTPEIVAECDGILVYLDLRVVVDQEGNNLVLNKMGALHLVQDEGRSLSEYKKLLSTKSIESLATFPVELGAKILVNDGAAVAAGQRIAEVELHNIPIICDKPGFVHYEDLVEGVSTEKVTNKNTGLVELIVKQHRGELHPQIAIYADANMKELVGTYAIPSGAIISVEEGQRIAPGMLLARLPRGAIKTKDITGGLPRVAELVEARKPEDAADIAKIDGVVDFKGIQKNKRILVVRDEITGMEEEHLISLTKHLIVQRGDSVIKGQQLTDGLVVPHEILEICGVRELQKYLVNEVQEVYRLQGVDINDKHVEIIVRQMLQKVRITDPGDTTLLFGEDVDKKEFYEENRRTEEDGGKPAQAVPVLLGITKASLGTESFISAASFQDTTRVLTDAACSSKTDYLLGFKENVIMGHMIPGGTGFDTHKRIKQHLEKEQEDLVFDFDSEFESVAG from the coding sequence ATGTTCAGAGAAGGTTCTCGAGACGATGCAGCCCTGGTAAAAGAAGGGCTGTTTGATAAGTTAGAAATTGGGATTGCTTCAGATGTGACTATTCGCGACAAGTGGTCTTGTGGCGAAATTAAGAAACCGGAGACGATCAACTACCGTACATTTAAACCTGAAAAAGGCGGTTTATTCTGCGAAAAGATTTTTGGGCCTACTAAGGACTGGGAATGTTATTGCGGTAAATATAAGAAGATCAAACATAAAGGAATTGTGTGTGACCGCTGCGGAGTAGAGGTCACACTTTCTAAAGTGCGACGAGAAAGAATGGCTCATATTGAGTTAGCCGTTCCCATTGTTCACATATGGTTCTTCAAAACAACTCCTTCAAGAATCGGGAATGTTTTAGGAATGACTGCTTCGGATTTGGAGCGTGTAATTTATTACGAGGAATATGTTGTTATCGATCCAGGTAATACTGATCTCGTGAAGAAACAACTTCTTAATGATGCGAAATATCGAGAAGTTGTTGAAAAATGGGGTAAAGATGCTTTCGTTGCCAAAATGGGAGGAGAGGCTGTTTACGATCTTCTCAAATCTGAAGATTTGGAAAGCCTTTTAGGAGAGCTCAAAGAGCGTTTAAGAAAAACGAAATCTCAGCAAGCGAGAATGAAGCTGGCTAAACGTCTGAAGATCGTAGAAGGTTTTGTATCTTCTTCGAACCGTCCTGAATGGATGGTATTGAAGAACATTCCTGTTGTTCCCCCAGATTTACGTCCTTTAGTTCCTTTAGATGGTGGACGTTTTGCTACTTCGGACTTAAATGATCTGTATCGTAGAGTTATTAACCGGAATAATCGCTTAAAAGCTATTTTGCGGCTAAAAACTCCAGAGGTCATTGTCCGTAACGAGAAGCGGATGTTGCAGGAAGCTGTTGACGCTTTGTTTGACAATGGACGTCACGGACATCCTGTTATGGGAGCTGGAAATAGACCTCTGAAGTCTTTGTCGGAGATGTTGAAAGGGAAAAACGGACGTTTCCGACAGAATTTGTTAGGTAAACGAGTGGATTACTCCGGACGTTCAGTGATTATTGTTGGTCCTGAATTGAAGTTTAATCAGTGCGGTTTGCCTAAGGAAATGGCTCTGGAATTGTTTGAGCCATTTATTATCAAACGATTAAAGGATCAGGGTAGTGTTTATACTATTCGTTCAGCAAAGAAGATGATTCAGCGGGGGGCTCCAGAAGTTTGGGATGTTCTTGAAGAAATAATTAAAGGGCATCCAGTTTTACTAAACCGAGCTCCTACTTTGCACCGATTAGGGATACAGGCTTTTGAGCCAGTATTGATTGAAGGGAAGGCTATTCGGGTCCATCCTCTGGTATGTGCAGCGTTCAATGCTGACTTTGATGGAGACCAAATGGCTGTTCACGTGCCTCTCTCCATCGAGGCGCAGTTAGAAGCTAAGGTTTTGATGATGGCTCCAGACAACATTTTTTTGCCATCTTCTGGGAAACCTGTTGCAACTCCTTCTAAGGATATGACATTGGGTATCTATTATTTAATGGCTGATCCAACCTACTTTCCTGAAGAACATGGAGGGAAAACAAAAGCATTTAAAGACGAAGTAGAAGTGCTTCGAGCTCTGAATGCTGGAGGGTTTATTCTGAAGGATGAGATCTGTGGTTCTCGTCGAGATGAAACTGGACGAGGGATTCACATCCATGAGAAAATTAAAGTTCGAATAGATGGTCAGATTATTGAAACAACACCTGGTCGTGTATTTTTCAATACCATCGTTCCTAAAGAACTCGGTTTCCAAAACTATAGCATGCCAAGTAAGCGTATCAGTGAATTGATTCTGCAGTGCTATAAGAAAGTTGGGTTAGAAGCCACTGTACGCTTCCTAGACGATCTCAAAGAATTAGGCTTTGTACAATCTACGAAAGCTGCGATTTCCATGGGTCTGAAGGATGTTAAGATTCCTGAAATCAAAAAAGAAATCTTAAAAGATGCTTACGATAAAGTGGCTGTTGTTAAGAAGCAGTACGAGGACGGGATTATTACTGATGGGGAACGGCATTCCAAAACGATCAGTATTTGGACTGAAGTCTCAGACCTCTTGTCGAATGCTTTGTACTCTGAGATCAAGAAACAAACAAATAGCAAACACAATCCGCTATTCTTGATGATTGATTCTGGAGCTCGAGGAAATAAATCTCAGTTGAAACAGTTGGGTGCTTTACGGGGACTAATGGCTAAACCAAACGGAGCCATTATCGAATCTCCAATTACTTCAAACTTCCGAGAAGGTTTAACTGTTCTAGAGTACTCTATTTCTTCTCACGGAGCTAGAAAGGGATTGGCAGATACCGCGCTTAAAACAGCGGATTCCGGATATTTGACTCGTCGTTTAGTAGACGTCGCTCAGGATGTCATTATTACTGAGAGAGATTGTGGTACTTTAAATCATATCGAGGTATCGACAATCCGTCAGGGTTCTGAAGAACTGCTGCCTCTAAAAGATCGTGTTTACGGACGTACGGTTTCCGAAAACATTTATCAGCCTGGTGATAAGAGCAACGTCTTAGCGTATGCCGGCGATGTATTAACTTCTGCTCAAGCTGAAGCTATTGATGACGCTGGTATTGAAAGTGTGAAGATTCGTTCCACTCTTACTTGTGAAAGTCGTCGAGGAGTATGTGCTAAATGCTACGGTTTGAATCTCGCTAATGGTCGTTTGATTGGATTAGGAGAAGCTGTTGGTATTATCGCAGCCCAATCCATCGGGGAACCTGGAACTCAGTTAACAATGAGAACATTCCACCTTGGAGGGATTGCTGCGACATCCTCAACTCCAGAGATCGTTGCCGAGTGCGATGGGATTCTTGTTTACTTAGATTTGCGTGTTGTCGTAGATCAGGAGGGTAATAATCTTGTGCTTAACAAGATGGGAGCTCTTCACTTAGTTCAAGACGAAGGACGAAGCTTAAGTGAATATAAGAAACTTTTGAGTACGAAGTCTATTGAAAGTTTGGCGACATTCCCTGTGGAATTAGGAGCTAAGATTTTAGTTAATGATGGTGCTGCTGTTGCAGCAGGACAGAGAATTGCTGAGGTAGAGCTTCATAACATTCCAATTATCTGTGATAAGCCAGGATTCGTTCATTACGAAGATTTGGTAGAGGGAGTCTCCACAGAGAAGGTCACGAATAAGAATACTGGGCTTGTTGAGTTAATCGTAAAACAGCACAGAGGGGAATTGCATCCTCAGATCGCCATATACGCTGATGCCAATATGAAAGAGTTGGTCGGTACGTATGCTATTCCTTCTGGAGCGATTATCTCCGTAGAAGAGGGTCAACGTATCGCTCCAGGAATGCTCTTAGCGAGATTGCCCCGAGGGGCCATCAAGACTAAAGATATTACTGGAGGTTTGCCAAGGGTTGCCGAGTTAGTAGAAGCTCGTAAGCCTGAAGATGCTGCTGATATCGCTAAGATTGATGGGGTTGTTGACTTCAAAGGCATTCAGAAGAACAAGCGTATTCTTGTTGTCCGAGATGAGATTACGGGAATGGAAGAGGAACATTTGATTTCTCTAACCAAACACTTAATCGTACAACGAGGAGACAGCGTAATCAAAGGTCAGCAGTTGACGGATGGTTTAGTTGTTCCACATGAGATCCTTGAGATTTGTGGTGTTAGAGAGCTTCAGAAATATTTAGTTAATGAGGTTCAAGAAGTATACCGCCTACAAGGGGTGGACATTAACGACAAACACGTCGAAATTATTGTTCGTCAGATGTTGCAGAAAGTTCGTATTACTGATCCAGGTGATACGACGTTATTGTTTGGAGAAGATGTCGATAAGAAAGAGTTTTATGAAGAGAACCGTCGCACGGAAGAGGATGGAGGGAAACCTGCTCAAGCTGTTCCAGTGCTGTTGGGAATCACTAAAGCTTCTTTGGGAACTGAGTCCTTTATTTCTGCCGCTTCGTTCCAAGATACAACTCGGGTCTTAACAGACGCTGCTTGCAGTAGTAAGACAGACTATCTGTTAGGATTCAAAGAGAATGTGATCATGGGACACATGATTCCTGGAGGTACAGGATTTGATACGCATAAGCGTATTAAGCAGCATCTTGAAAAAGAGCAAGAAGACTTAGTCTTTGATTTTGACAGCGAGTTCGAGTCTGTGGCAGGTTAA
- a CDS encoding V-type ATP synthase subunit A codes for MVATSKQTTQGYVVEAYGNLLRVHVDGHVRQGEVAYVSVDDTWLKAEIIEVVGDEVKIQVFEETQGISRGALVTFSGHLLEAELGPGLLQGIFDGLQNRLEILADTSLFLRRGEYVNAICRETVWAYTQKASVGSVLSRGDVLGTVKEGRFDHKIMVPFSCFEEVTITWVISSGNYTVDTVVAKGRTSTGEELEFTMVQKWPIKQAFLEGEKVPSHEIMDVGLRVLDTQIPVLKGGTFCTPGPFGAGKTVLQHHLSKYAAVDIVVLCACGERAGEVVEILQEFPHLTDPHTGQSLMHRTCIICNTSSMPVAARESSIYLGITIAEYYRQMGLHILLLADSTSRWAQALREISGRLEEIPGEEAFPAYLASRIAAFYERGGAVKMKDGSEGSLTICGAVSPAGGNFEEPVTQATLSVVGAFCGLSKARADARRYPSIDPMISWSKYLDSVAEILEKKVPGWGESVKQASRFLEEGAEIGKRIEVVGEEGISMEDMEIFLKSELYDFCYLQQNAFDAEDCYCPFDRQIELFSLMNHIFNSRFCFDCPDNARSFFLELQSKIKTLNGQKFLSEEYQKGLEVIYKLLESKMVQTV; via the coding sequence ATGGTAGCAACTTCAAAACAAACGACGCAGGGCTATGTCGTAGAAGCTTACGGGAATTTATTGCGGGTGCATGTTGATGGGCATGTGCGTCAGGGAGAAGTGGCCTATGTTAGCGTAGACGATACTTGGTTGAAAGCAGAAATTATTGAAGTCGTAGGAGATGAAGTTAAGATCCAAGTTTTTGAGGAGACTCAAGGAATTTCTCGTGGCGCTTTGGTAACTTTTTCCGGACATTTATTAGAAGCTGAATTAGGGCCCGGTTTACTCCAAGGAATTTTTGATGGGTTACAGAATCGCTTGGAAATATTGGCAGATACAAGCCTATTTTTGAGAAGAGGCGAATACGTTAATGCCATTTGTCGAGAAACAGTATGGGCTTATACGCAAAAAGCTTCGGTAGGATCTGTACTTTCTCGAGGAGATGTACTTGGAACGGTAAAAGAAGGTCGTTTTGATCACAAGATTATGGTGCCTTTCTCTTGTTTTGAGGAAGTAACCATCACATGGGTGATTTCTTCTGGGAATTATACTGTCGATACCGTTGTTGCTAAGGGACGTACTTCAACAGGTGAAGAGCTTGAGTTCACTATGGTTCAGAAATGGCCTATCAAGCAAGCTTTTTTAGAAGGGGAGAAAGTTCCTTCTCACGAGATCATGGATGTAGGGTTGCGAGTGTTAGATACACAAATTCCGGTTCTTAAGGGAGGAACGTTCTGTACTCCTGGACCTTTTGGAGCTGGGAAAACGGTATTGCAGCACCATTTATCCAAATATGCTGCTGTAGACATTGTAGTTTTGTGTGCTTGTGGAGAGCGTGCGGGGGAGGTTGTAGAAATCTTACAGGAGTTCCCTCATCTCACAGACCCTCATACAGGGCAGTCTTTGATGCACAGAACTTGTATTATTTGTAATACATCTTCCATGCCTGTAGCTGCTCGAGAATCTTCTATTTATTTGGGGATTACAATTGCTGAGTATTACCGTCAGATGGGTCTGCACATTTTGTTACTGGCTGATTCGACATCTAGATGGGCACAGGCTTTAAGAGAGATTTCTGGGCGATTAGAAGAAATTCCTGGGGAAGAGGCTTTCCCAGCCTATTTAGCGTCTCGAATAGCCGCTTTCTATGAAAGAGGTGGGGCTGTAAAAATGAAGGATGGGTCGGAAGGATCTTTGACTATCTGTGGAGCAGTTTCGCCTGCAGGAGGGAATTTCGAAGAGCCTGTTACACAAGCAACTTTATCTGTGGTTGGAGCTTTCTGTGGTCTTTCGAAAGCGCGTGCAGATGCAAGAAGATATCCTTCTATTGACCCAATGATTTCATGGTCTAAATATCTGGATTCTGTAGCAGAAATTTTAGAGAAAAAAGTTCCGGGTTGGGGAGAATCTGTTAAACAAGCCTCCCGCTTCTTGGAGGAAGGTGCTGAAATTGGTAAACGAATAGAAGTCGTAGGGGAAGAAGGGATTTCTATGGAAGACATGGAAATCTTTTTGAAATCAGAGCTATACGATTTCTGTTATTTGCAGCAAAACGCATTTGATGCTGAGGACTGCTACTGTCCATTTGATCGGCAGATAGAGCTCTTTTCTTTGATGAATCACATCTTTAACTCTAGATTCTGTTTCGATTGTCCAGATAACGCCCGCAGTTTCTTTTTAGAGCTCCAAAGTAAAATTAAGACGCTGAATGGTCAGAAATTCCTATCTGAAGAATATCAGAAAGGCCTGGAAGTAATCTATAAACTGTTAGAAAGCAAAATGGTGCAGACGGTGTAG